Within Kutzneria chonburiensis, the genomic segment TCGACGCCGTGCGGGCGCTCCAGGCGCAGGTCATGCTGACACCGCTGAGCTTCTGGACCGCCGGCACCACGGCCCCTGACGTCAAGGCACCACCGCCATCGGCCCCGCCGTTGGACCAGGTCAACGCCATGGACGGCCGCACGTTCTTCCGCCGGATGGCCACCCTGCTCGCCGCCACTCCCACCCCGCCGGCCGATGCCGACGCGCTGAAGCGGTTCGCCTCCATCGGCATTGCCGCCGATGCCGACGTCGACCAGCTCGACGCCGACGTCCTGAACGCGGCGGTCCATGACGGCCAGGCCCGCATCGCCGGCTACACCAATCCGAAGGCCAGGATCGACAACGGCTGGACGGTGGCGACCAACATCGGCGCCTACGGCACCGACTACGTGCTGCGGGCCAACACCGCGAAAATCGTGTTCGGTGCCAATCTGGCCAAGGACAGTCTCTACGCACTGATGACCGGTATTCGCGCCGGGGCGTCACGCCGCTACCGAATCCGATTCGCCGCCGGCCAGCTGCCGCCGGTCGACGCGTTCTGGTCCATCAGCGTTTATGGTCCCGACCAGTACTTCATCGCCAATCCGGCCAACGTGTACGCGGTCGGCCACGAAACGCCGGTCGTGCCCGGATCCGACGGCACGGTCGAGATAACGCTGCAAAGCGCCCACCCCGGTCCGGAAGTACCCGCCGGCAACTGGCTGCCGATTCCCGAGAACGGGACGTTCACCCTCGCGCTGCGCCTCTACGCGCCGAAGGCCGCCGCCCTCGACGGCACCTGGAAACCGCCCGCGCTGACCGTCAACGGGCAGAATTGAGCGTGTGTGACGGCGAGCAGCCGTATTTCTGCCGGTAGAGGGCCGCGAACCGGCCCTGATGGCTGAAGCCCCACGCCGCGGCGATCGTCTGCACCCGGTTGTCGGCGGGATCGGCCGCCAGCAGTGCTTCGTGCACGCGGCGAAGGCGCGTGGTGCGCAGGTAGGACATGGGCGTCAGACCGGTGTGCCGGACGAAACCCAACTGGAGCGCACGCACGCTGACATAGGCCCGGGCGGCCAGGTGGGCCACGGTCAGCGGCGCTTTCGGATCGGCCTCGATGATGTCGATCGCGATCCGGACGGCCTTGGGCAGCGCGGGCGCGGCGACCTGGTGCAGTTCCGCCGAGTGCTGATGGCTGGTCGCGAGCAGGAACCCGGTCAGCAGGCTCTCGACGTACGGCGCGGTGACCACGGGATGGCCGAACAGGCCGCCGTCGTGCGCGTGCTGGTTGGCCGCGGAAAGCAGCGCCGCCCACTGCTTTCCCGGCCCCGTCCCGACATCGAGGCTCGGCCGGAGCCGCAGGCCCGTCGCCACCGGCCGGCCCAGCATCGACTCGAGGGCGTTGTCCACGGCCGTCCGCGCCAGTTTCACGTACACCAGCCGGCAGTTCGCCGTCCATCGGCGCAGCGCGATGTCGCCTTCGGGGTGGTACACGGCGGCCAGCCCCGGCGTCGCCGTCACCTCGGCGTCGCGGTGGCTGGCCACGAAAGAACCGGTCAGCGGCAGATTGACCTGGTAGCCGTCCCGGAGTTCGTCGCAGGCGCCCCGGATGTCGGTGTCGACCACGCCTTCACCGACCACCGCCTGGCCGAGCTCGCTGAGCCGGAACGTGACGGTGGCCTGGTCGCCGCCGGCGATCTGGGCGTACTCGCCGCGCGAGAACGGGCCGGAGCAGTCGGCGGCCGACGCCTCCTCGACCGTGGTGCGGATCCAGCGGTTGGACACCATCGAGGTCAGAGCTGCGCGCCGTTGCCGTCGTCGGATCCCGGCGGCGGGCCGTGGCGCATGCGGAGCAGGAGCCAGCCGACGCCGCTGGTCAGGGCGATGATCGCCAACGGCGTGGCGACCTGCGCCTGGAGACCGATCACGCCGGGAATCGCCAGCAGCACCGCGCCGATCACGATCAGCACCACGGCCAGCACGGTCAGCGGGCGCGGACGGGGGAAGGGCGGCGGCTCGGGCGGGACGTAGTGCTCGGTGTCGGAGGCGGCGGCCCAGTCCCATTCCTTGTCGGGGTCCGCCAGCCGGCGGGCGGCGTGGCGGGAGCCGGCGCGGCCGCCGGGGGCTGCGGGTCCATCGGCCGGGTCTCCTCGGCCGCGCTGGTTTCCTGCCTGGTCGCCGGCTGGTCCTCCGGCCAGCGCACGCCCATGCCGTCCCGCTCAAGGCCCGCGACGATCTCGGCGAACGCCGCGTCGACGTCCTCCGGTCCATCGGTGTTGCCTCGCCCAGTCAAACCCGGCCTCCACCCGCGTGGTCACTCCATCCTCGCACGAGTGCGGGGGAAAGAGCCGTTCCGTCGATCACTATCTGCCCGGGTGGCCGAGCCGGGCGTTGCTCGTTGTGCCGAGCGGCCGCCGCTCCGTAGGCTGATCCGCTCAGGATCGGCATGAGGAGGCGCACGCCGCGGTGCTGTACTGGGTGATGAAGTACGTCCTGCTGGGCCCCATCCTCCGGCTGTTCTTCCGGCCGAGGATCGAGGGCCTTGAGAACGTGCCCGAGACGGGCGGTGCGCTGCTGGCCAGCAATCACCTCGCCGTGTCCGACTCGTTCTTCCTGCCGCTGATGGTGCCGCGCCGGATCACCTTCCCGGCCAAGAGCGACTACTTCACCCAGAAGGGGTTCAAGGGCGCGCTCAAGCGGCTGTTCTTCGAGGGCGTCGGCCAGGTGCCGATCGACCGCTCCGGCGCGGCGGCGGCCCAGGGCGCACTGGACACGCTGGTCCGGCTGCTCAAGGACGGCCAGCTGGTCGGCATCTATCCCGAGGGCACGCGCTCCCCGGACGGCCGCCTGTACAAGGGCAAGACCGGCATGGCCCGGGTGGCGCTGGAAGCGGGCGTGCCGATCATCCCGGTGGCCATGTTCGGCACCGACAAGGCCAATCCGATCGGCTCCAAGATGTGGTACCCGCACCCGATCCGCGTCAAGATCGGCAAGCCGCTGGACTTCTCCCGCTACGCGGGCCTGGACGGCGACCGCTTCATCGAGCGGTCCATCACCGACGAGGTGATGTACGACCTGATGGAGCTGTCCGGCCAGGAGTACGTGGACATCTACGCGGCCAAGCTCAAGGAGGCCAAGCCGGTCACCACGCCCACGCAGCGCGTGCCGGCCGACGCCGCGCCGGCCGACAAGGTGCCCAGCTGAGGCCCCTTCGGGCAAACCGCCTACGCTGCACGGCGTGCGGTTCTTCTACGACTGTGAGTTCATCGAGGACGGCCGGACCATCGACCTGGTGTCGATCGGTGTCGTCGACGAGGAAGGCCGCGAGTTCTACGCCGTGTCCACCGAGTTCGACCCGGACCGGGCCGGCCAGTGGGTCCGCCAGAACGTGCTGCCCAAGCTGCCGCCGCCGGCCAGCCCGGTGTGGATGAGCCGCGGCCGGATGCGCCAGGAGCTGCTGAACTTCGTCAGCCCCAACGGCGAGAGCGCGGAACTGTGGGCCTGGTTCGCGGCGTACGACCACGTGGCGCTGGCGCAGCTGTGGGGCGCGATGCCCGAGCTGCCCCGTGAACTGCCTCGTTTCACTCGCGACCTGCGGCAACGCTGGGACGACCTGGGCCGGCCCAAGCTGCCGCAGCCGCCGTCCGACGCCCACGACGCGCTGGCCGACGCGCGCCACAACCTGGCCCGGTGGAAGGCGATGGAGGCCGAGCGGCTGCGCCGCGGCAACACCGTGCGGTGACGACCCCACTGGAAGAATCGCGGGGGTGCCTTGCTGCACCGATACAGGGCATGACACGCTCTCGTAACACGCGGTCGCCAGTGACGCCGGCCACACCCACCCGAACTGTGAAAGAGGAAAGCAGATGCGCATCGGTGTGCTGACCGGCGGTGGTGACTGCCCGGGCCTGAACGCGGTGATCAGGGCCGTTGTCCGCAAGGGCATCGAGGCTCACGGCTGGGAGGTCATCGGCTTCCGCAACGGCTGGCGCGGCCCGATCGAGGGACTGACCAAGCAGTTGGGCCTCGACGAGGTCGAGGAGATCCTGACCCGCGGCGGCACCATTCTCGGTTCCTCGCGCACCAACCCCTACAAGGAGGAAGGTGGCGTCGAGAAGATCCGCGAGGTGCTGGCCCAGCACAAGGTCGACGCGCTGGTCGCGATCGGCGGCGAGGACACGCTGGGCGTGGCCAAGCGGCTGACCGACGACGGCATCCCGGTGGTCGGCGTGCCCAAGACGATCGACAACGACCTGGGCTCCACCGACTACACCTTCGGCTTCGACACCGCGGTGCACATCGCCACCGAGGCGCTGGACCGCCTGCGCACGACCGCCGAGTCGCACCACCGCGCGCTGGTCGTCGAGGTCATGGGCCGCCACGCCGGCTGGATCGCCCTGCACTCGGGCATCGCCGGCGGCGCCAACGTGATCCTGGTGCCGGAGCGGCAGTTCAACGTCGAGAAGGTCGTCGAGTGGACGCAGCGGCGCTTCGAGCGCCAGTACGCGCCGATCATCGTGGTGGCCGAGGGCGCGATGCCCGAGGGCGGCGCCGAGTCGCTGCACAACGGTGAGAAGGACGCCTTCGGTCACGTCCGTCTCGGCGGCATCGGCCAGTGGCTGGCCGAGGAGATTGCCGAGCGCACCGGCAAGGAGTCCCGCGCGGTCGTGCTCGGCCACGTGCAGCGCGGCGGCACCCCGACCGCCTACGACCGCGTCCTGGCCACCCGGTTCGGCCTGCACGCGGTGGACGCCATCCACGACGGCGACTTCGGCGTGATGGTGGCGCTCAAGGGCACCGACATCGTGCGGGTCAAGCTGTCCGAGGCGACGGCCGAGCTCAAGACGGTTCCGGAGGAGCGTTTGACCGAGGCAGAGGTCTTCTTCGGCTGAGGGCTTAATCCTCCTACAACTTAATTCGATTGCCCGGGTCGCGAGACCCGGGCATTCTTATACCCATGGCGAGCAACGGATTCTCCCGGGTGCTCGGCCGATGGGAGGCCTGCGCACCGTCCCGGTGACGCGGCCCTGGGTCGGTCGGGTCACGTGACGTGCATGGCAGGGCCGGCAACGAGGCCGGCCGCAGCGGTGACGGCCGCCGCCTCGGTGCTACTACGGTCCTGTCCCACGCGATCCGACCGATTCCCTTTTCCCACTATTCCCGCCTGTGGTCCAACGGACACGACACCGGTCTACGAAGCCGGTAATGCAGGTTCGATTCCTGCCGGGCGGACATGTGTCCATCTACAACGGAGGGAGGAACGACGATGATGATTCACACCCTGGGCATGCTGTTCCTTCCGGGAGAGCCCACTCCCAAGCCGTGGCCGGTCGGCAGGTGAACCTATAGGCGGTCCCGGAGTCTCGACTCCGGGACCGCGTTCGGGCACTCCTGCTCTAATGGAGGGGTGTCCACCCCCGCGGCCCAGCACCGCATCCTGGTCGTCGACGACGAGCACAACATCGTCAACCTGCTGACCACGGCGCTGAAGTTCGTCGGCTTCGACGTGGTCTCGGCGACCAACGGCCGGCAGGCGCTGGAGCAGGCCGTGGCCACCAGACCGGACGTCATCGTGCTCGACGTGATGCTGCCCGACCTGGACGGCTTCGGCGTGTGCACGCGGCTGCGGGAGGCCGGCATCGACGCGCCGGTGCTGTTCCTGACCGCGCGGGACGCCAGCGAGGACAAGGTGCACGGCCTGACCCTGGGCGGCGACGACTACGTGACCAAGCCGTTCGACCTGGACGAGCTGGTGGCGCGGGTGAACGTGCTGCTCAAGCGGGGCCGCACGGAGAAGGCGCCGAGCAACCGGCTGCGGGTCGGGCACGTCGAGCTGGACCAGGACACGCACGAGGTGTGGCGGGGCGGCGAGCTGGTGCGGCTGTCGGCCACCGAGTTCCAGCTGCTGCGCTATCTGATGACCAACGCCGGCCGGGTGCTGTCCCGGGCCCAGATCCTCGACCAGGTGTGGAACTACGACTTCCAGGGCGATTCCAGCATCGTCGAGACCTACGTCTACTACCTGCGGCGCAAGCTCGACGACCAGGACAACCCGCTGATCCACACCGTTCGCGGCGTCGGCTACCTGCTGCGGGCCTCCACCGTGCCGGCCGGGGGTCGGTGACCATGGTGCGCTGGCTGCGTCTGCGCTCGCTGCGCTCCCGACTGCTGGTCGGGGTGCTGGCGGTGACGGCGGCCGGCCTGCTCACGGCCGACGTGGTCGGCGTCTTCGCGTTGAGCAACTACCTCTACAAGCGCACCGACACGCAGGTGATGGACGCGCTGGCCACGTTCACGCCCAAGGTTCGGCCCAACGGCACGGTGCCGATCGGCCAGTCCAACGACGACCTGTGCGCGATCACCGTGCTCGATCCGCAGGGGCACGTGCTGCACCAGTACGGCGCGGGCAAGGGCCTGCCGATCCCGCCGCTGGACAGCGTGAAGTCCTTTGCCGGCCAGCGGTCCGTGGTCACGGTCAGCGGCGGCGAGGACTTCCGGATCATGGTCGGGACGCTGCCCGAGGGCCGCTACCTGATGGTGTCGCAGTCGCTGCGGCTGTCCGCCGCCACCATCTACCAGCTGGTGGCCATCGAGGCCGTGGTGACGGCGTTGGCGCTGGCCCTGGCGGCCGTGCTGGCCCTGCGGGTCAGCCGGTTCGTGATGCGGCCGCTCGACCGGATGACCGACACCGCCGAGCTGATCGCCGACGGCGAGATGTCGCACCGGGTCGACGTGGCCGACTCGCCGACCGAGGTGGCCCGGCTGGGCAACTCGCTCAACCAGATGCTGGGCCGGCTGGAGCACTCGTTCACGCAGCGGCAGTCGGCCGAGGACGGGCTGCGCCAGTTCGTCGCCGACGCCAGCCACGAACTGCGGACCCCGCTCACCTCGATCACCGGCTACGCCCAGCTGGTCCGGCACGGGGCGTTGAACGACCCGGACGCGCTGGCCGACGCGATGCGGCGGGTCGAGGACGAGGCGAGGCGGATGGCCGCCCTGGTCGACGAGCTGCTGCTGCTGGCCCGGCTGGACCAGGGCCGTCCGCTGGAGTCCAGCCCGGTGGACCTGGTCGCGCTGGCCGAGGCCGCCGTCGGCGACGCGCGGGCGGCCGACTGCGCGCGGACCGTGCGGCTGGTCGCCGACGACGGCTCGCACGTGGTCCGGGGCGACCGGGCCCGGCTGCACCAGGTGCTGGCCAACCTGCTGGCCAACGTGCGGACGCACACCCCGGCCGGCACGGCGTCCGAGGTGCGGATCAGCCGGCACGGCGAGCACGAGGTGATCGACGTGGTCGACGAGGGCCCGGGCATTTCGGCCGAGCAGCGGGACAAGGTGTTCGAGCGGTTCTACCGCGGCGACGCCTCCCGCAGCCGGTCGGCCGGGGCGCTGGCCGACGGCAGCGGGCTGGGGCTGAGCATCGTCGCCGCGATCGCCGCCGCGCACGGCGGTCACGCCGGCGTGCAGGCAAGTGACCACGGTGCGTGGTTGCGAGTCACGCTGCCGGCCACCGTGGCCGTCGATGCCCCCGATCCGGCTCTGACCAGGCAGGAAGTTCCCAGCGTCCTCTGAGCCGGCTTCAACATCTTTCCGATCCTGATGGGTTTCCCTTGTAGGTAGCGTGACTTGCGCCAGCCGCCGCAGGGGGAGCACCGCCATGTCCACCGAGTTGCCGACCAGCACCACCGGACGGGTCCGCCCGCTCCGGTTGCTGGCGGCGCTCACCCTCTCGCTGGCCGTGATCACGCTCAGCAACGCCGGGCTGTCGGTGATCGGCACCGCGGTGTTCTCCGCGCCCGACGACTTCTGCGCGTTCCTGCCGCACAACTCGGTGCCGATGACGCTGGAGTCGGTCACGCTGGCGACCATCGCGTGGGGGGCGCTCAGCCACTACGCCACGCGTCCCAAATGGTGGTTCTACCAGGGCACCCGGGTGTTCGTGCTGGTGTCCTGGGCGGCCGGCCTGCTGGCCCTGGCCACCTGGCGGTCAGTGCTGGGCGTGGTGACCCTTGACCTGATGGTGGTGGTCGGCGCGACCGTGACCTACCTGGCGTTGACCAGGATCGCGCCGACCGACTCGCCAGCGTGAGCTTCGGAGTCACTGCCTGAGCATTGCTGTCACTGCCGGAGCATTTCCGCGACGAGGAAGGCCAGCTCCAGCGACTGCTGCGTGTTCAGCCGCGGGTCGCAGGCCGTCTCGTAGCGGCCGGCCAGGTCGTCGTCGGAGATCTCCTGCGCGCCGCCGAGGCACTCGGTGACGTCCTCGCCGGTCAGCTCGATGTGGATGCCGCCCGGGTGCGTGCCCAGCTGGCGGTGCACCTCGAAGAAGCCCTGCACCTCGTCGACGATCCGGTCGAAGTGCCGGGTCTTGTAGCCGGTGGTGGACTCGTGGGTGTTGCCGTGCATCGGGTCGCACTGCCAGACCACCAGGTGGCCCGAGGCGGTGACCTTCTCCACGATGGCCGGCAGCACGTCGCGGACCTTGTGGTTGCCCATCCGGGAGATCAGCGTCAGCCGGCCCGGCACGTTGTGCGGGTCCAGCCGCTCCACGTACTCGACGGCCATCTCCGGCGTGGTGGTCGGGCCGATCTTCAGGCCGATCGGGTTGGCGATCAGCTCGGCGAAGGCCACGTGCGCGCCGTCCAGCTGACGGGTCCGCTCGCCGACCCACAGGAAGTGCGAGGACAGGTCGTACAGCTTGGTGTGCTCGCCCCGGTGGTCCAGGTCCAGCCGCAGCATCGCGCGCTCGTAGTCCATCAGCAGCGCCTCGTGGCTGGCGAAGATCTCCACCGTGTGCAGCGAGCTGTCCTGCACGCCGCAGGCCGCCATGAAGCGCAGGCCGCGGTCGATCTCGGCGGCCAGCGCCTCGTAGCGCTCGCCGGCGCGGGAGGTGCGGACGAAGTCCTTGTTCCAGTCGTGCACCTTGGTCAGGTCGGCCATGCCGGTCGCCGTGGACGCGCGCAGCAGGTTCATCGCCGCGCTGGCGTTGGCGTACGCGCGGATCATGCGGGACGGGTCCGGCACGCGGGCCTCGGGCGTCGCGACCAGCGAGTTCACGATGTCGCCGCGGTAGACCGGCAGGCCGAGCGAGTCCAGCCCCTGCGAGCGCGGCTTGGCGTACTGGCCGGCGATGCGCGCGACCTTCACCACCGGCAGGCTCGCGCCGTAGGTGAGCACCACGGCCATCTGGAGCAGGGTGCGGACGTTGGCGCGGATGTGCGGCTCGGTGTTGGAGGCGAAGGTCTCCGCGCAGTCACCGCCCTGGAGCAGGAAG encodes:
- a CDS encoding class II 3-deoxy-7-phosphoheptulonate synthase; this translates as MNWTVDVPVDTLPELPPLPPTLRRKLDEALARPAAQQPEWPNAEQTKMARTVLESVPPITVPAEVDLLRDRLAEVARGEAFLLQGGDCAETFASNTEPHIRANVRTLLQMAVVLTYGASLPVVKVARIAGQYAKPRSQGLDSLGLPVYRGDIVNSLVATPEARVPDPSRMIRAYANASAAMNLLRASTATGMADLTKVHDWNKDFVRTSRAGERYEALAAEIDRGLRFMAACGVQDSSLHTVEIFASHEALLMDYERAMLRLDLDHRGEHTKLYDLSSHFLWVGERTRQLDGAHVAFAELIANPIGLKIGPTTTPEMAVEYVERLDPHNVPGRLTLISRMGNHKVRDVLPAIVEKVTASGHLVVWQCDPMHGNTHESTTGYKTRHFDRIVDEVQGFFEVHRQLGTHPGGIHIELTGEDVTECLGGAQEISDDDLAGRYETACDPRLNTQQSLELAFLVAEMLRQ
- a CDS encoding response regulator transcription factor, which encodes MSTPAAQHRILVVDDEHNIVNLLTTALKFVGFDVVSATNGRQALEQAVATRPDVIVLDVMLPDLDGFGVCTRLREAGIDAPVLFLTARDASEDKVHGLTLGGDDYVTKPFDLDELVARVNVLLKRGRTEKAPSNRLRVGHVELDQDTHEVWRGGELVRLSATEFQLLRYLMTNAGRVLSRAQILDQVWNYDFQGDSSIVETYVYYLRRKLDDQDNPLIHTVRGVGYLLRASTVPAGGR
- a CDS encoding 6-phosphofructokinase; amino-acid sequence: MRIGVLTGGGDCPGLNAVIRAVVRKGIEAHGWEVIGFRNGWRGPIEGLTKQLGLDEVEEILTRGGTILGSSRTNPYKEEGGVEKIREVLAQHKVDALVAIGGEDTLGVAKRLTDDGIPVVGVPKTIDNDLGSTDYTFGFDTAVHIATEALDRLRTTAESHHRALVVEVMGRHAGWIALHSGIAGGANVILVPERQFNVEKVVEWTQRRFERQYAPIIVVAEGAMPEGGAESLHNGEKDAFGHVRLGGIGQWLAEEIAERTGKESRAVVLGHVQRGGTPTAYDRVLATRFGLHAVDAIHDGDFGVMVALKGTDIVRVKLSEATAELKTVPEERLTEAEVFFG
- a CDS encoding DUF1254 domain-containing protein translates to MTRRTALALAAGAGLSACGISGNSVTANVDTDPKSIAADAYLYGFPLVLMDVTRGAALANQLIRNTSPATARSRGIVAPQNDTLFSLAWLDLHAEPMVFQMPAVDGRRFWLIQVLDAWMNTVHDPSSVRPAGQATPFTYALTGPGWSGRLPDGLIPLAMPTPTGLIANRIQLDGAADLDAVRALQAQVMLTPLSFWTAGTTAPDVKAPPPSAPPLDQVNAMDGRTFFRRMATLLAATPTPPADADALKRFASIGIAADADVDQLDADVLNAAVHDGQARIAGYTNPKARIDNGWTVATNIGAYGTDYVLRANTAKIVFGANLAKDSLYALMTGIRAGASRRYRIRFAAGQLPPVDAFWSISVYGPDQYFIANPANVYAVGHETPVVPGSDGTVEITLQSAHPGPEVPAGNWLPIPENGTFTLALRLYAPKAAALDGTWKPPALTVNGQN
- a CDS encoding helix-turn-helix transcriptional regulator → MVSNRWIRTTVEEASAADCSGPFSRGEYAQIAGGDQATVTFRLSELGQAVVGEGVVDTDIRGACDELRDGYQVNLPLTGSFVASHRDAEVTATPGLAAVYHPEGDIALRRWTANCRLVYVKLARTAVDNALESMLGRPVATGLRLRPSLDVGTGPGKQWAALLSAANQHAHDGGLFGHPVVTAPYVESLLTGFLLATSHQHSAELHQVAAPALPKAVRIAIDIIEADPKAPLTVAHLAARAYVSVRALQLGFVRHTGLTPMSYLRTTRLRRVHEALLAADPADNRVQTIAAAWGFSHQGRFAALYRQKYGCSPSHTLNSAR
- a CDS encoding polyadenylate-specific 3'-exoribonuclease AS, with the translated sequence MRFFYDCEFIEDGRTIDLVSIGVVDEEGREFYAVSTEFDPDRAGQWVRQNVLPKLPPPASPVWMSRGRMRQELLNFVSPNGESAELWAWFAAYDHVALAQLWGAMPELPRELPRFTRDLRQRWDDLGRPKLPQPPSDAHDALADARHNLARWKAMEAERLRRGNTVR
- a CDS encoding lysophospholipid acyltransferase family protein; translated protein: MLYWVMKYVLLGPILRLFFRPRIEGLENVPETGGALLASNHLAVSDSFFLPLMVPRRITFPAKSDYFTQKGFKGALKRLFFEGVGQVPIDRSGAAAAQGALDTLVRLLKDGQLVGIYPEGTRSPDGRLYKGKTGMARVALEAGVPIIPVAMFGTDKANPIGSKMWYPHPIRVKIGKPLDFSRYAGLDGDRFIERSITDEVMYDLMELSGQEYVDIYAAKLKEAKPVTTPTQRVPADAAPADKVPS
- a CDS encoding sensor histidine kinase, which translates into the protein MVRWLRLRSLRSRLLVGVLAVTAAGLLTADVVGVFALSNYLYKRTDTQVMDALATFTPKVRPNGTVPIGQSNDDLCAITVLDPQGHVLHQYGAGKGLPIPPLDSVKSFAGQRSVVTVSGGEDFRIMVGTLPEGRYLMVSQSLRLSAATIYQLVAIEAVVTALALALAAVLALRVSRFVMRPLDRMTDTAELIADGEMSHRVDVADSPTEVARLGNSLNQMLGRLEHSFTQRQSAEDGLRQFVADASHELRTPLTSITGYAQLVRHGALNDPDALADAMRRVEDEARRMAALVDELLLLARLDQGRPLESSPVDLVALAEAAVGDARAADCARTVRLVADDGSHVVRGDRARLHQVLANLLANVRTHTPAGTASEVRISRHGEHEVIDVVDEGPGISAEQRDKVFERFYRGDASRSRSAGALADGSGLGLSIVAAIAAAHGGHAGVQASDHGAWLRVTLPATVAVDAPDPALTRQEVPSVL